From a single Marinitoga sp. 38H-ov genomic region:
- the udk gene encoding uridine kinase, which yields MYVIGIAGGTGSGKTTVAYKIRDILGVQNCEILPMDNYYRDLSHETLEQRKLHNYDHPDMIENELMFKHIEELKKGKTIDLPEYDFSQFTRVGTSKFEPKPIIIVEGIFALYYEELRGLYDLAIFVDTENDIRFIRRLERDIKERGRDIDSVIKQYTTTVKPMHDAYVEPTKKYADIIIPEGGFNEKAIQVVVNYIFRKML from the coding sequence ATGTATGTTATAGGAATTGCAGGAGGGACTGGCTCAGGAAAAACTACAGTAGCTTATAAGATTCGGGATATTTTAGGTGTTCAAAACTGCGAAATTTTACCTATGGATAATTATTATAGAGACTTAAGCCATGAAACTTTAGAACAGAGAAAATTACATAATTATGATCACCCTGATATGATAGAAAATGAATTAATGTTTAAACATATAGAAGAATTAAAAAAGGGAAAAACTATTGATTTGCCTGAATATGATTTTTCTCAATTCACGAGAGTAGGAACTTCAAAATTCGAACCTAAGCCTATAATAATTGTCGAGGGAATTTTTGCATTATATTATGAAGAATTAAGAGGATTGTATGACTTAGCAATTTTTGTTGATACAGAAAATGATATTAGATTTATACGACGTTTAGAACGAGATATAAAAGAGCGGGGAAGAGATATTGATTCTGTTATCAAACAATATACTACAACAGTAAAACCCATGCATGATGCATATGTTGAACCAACAAAAAAATATGCCGATATAATTATTCCAGAAGGTGGATTTAATGAAAAAGCTATTCAGGTAGTTGTTAATTATATATTTAGAAAAATGTTATAA
- a CDS encoding tetratricopeptide repeat protein: protein MSDNEKKEINLEDLDVDKINELMDLDSLENEKIEEVNEKVVPLDNIEDTQEPDINEVEKLAEELEKKYSEDQKSEITSTETEEIPELEIEESTETEEIPELEIEESTETEEIPELEIEESTGTEEIPELEIEESTETEEIPELEIEESAEVEEKPELEEKPEQENIQNSDITKNEILENKGEGSMSKWENDLVQTKVENELIVPEYEKKENDDRIKLVETRLFNKLEEYENKINELMEKNKKLEEKIENYYSKIEKSEQAIAILLKNIVSVTLGDTKDIFNSILNIKSLISEKNKVYLINIAEKFKDKISEEYKFVFNYILGNLYSEIKEISKAEKYYLRALQDCEKDKSLDMQFNLSIIQNNLGAIYADSKKYDKAKKYFASSLEIRNKLVEKNEKYNIYLFNSLNNLGMLEIKLGNLDSAERYLNEAYEILNKFEISTEDKALLFINLGDLYSEKAIAEKAKEYYEKSLKEYLKLYNNDQYNYREKVNEIMSMLHKYDPNIYEKYRL from the coding sequence ATGAGTGATAATGAAAAGAAAGAAATTAATTTGGAAGATTTAGATGTTGATAAAATCAATGAATTAATGGATTTAGATTCATTAGAAAATGAAAAAATAGAAGAAGTTAACGAAAAAGTTGTTCCTCTTGATAATATAGAAGATACTCAAGAACCAGATATAAATGAGGTAGAAAAATTAGCAGAAGAATTAGAAAAAAAATATAGCGAAGATCAAAAAAGTGAAATAACTTCTACAGAAACAGAAGAAATACCAGAGTTAGAAATAGAAGAATCTACAGAAACAGAAGAAATACCAGAATTAGAAATAGAAGAATCTACAGAAACAGAAGAAATACCAGAGCTAGAAATAGAAGAATCTACAGGAACAGAAGAAATACCAGAGTTAGAAATAGAAGAATCTACAGAAACAGAAGAAATACCAGAGCTAGAAATAGAAGAATCTGCGGAAGTGGAAGAAAAACCAGAATTAGAAGAAAAGCCTGAACAAGAAAATATACAAAATTCAGATATAACAAAGAATGAAATTTTAGAAAATAAGGGAGAAGGTTCAATGAGTAAATGGGAAAATGATTTAGTGCAAACAAAAGTTGAAAATGAATTAATTGTACCAGAATATGAAAAAAAAGAAAATGACGATAGAATAAAATTAGTAGAAACAAGGTTATTTAATAAGCTTGAAGAATATGAAAATAAAATAAATGAATTAATGGAAAAAAATAAAAAATTAGAAGAAAAAATAGAAAATTATTATTCAAAGATAGAAAAATCTGAACAAGCGATAGCTATATTATTAAAAAACATAGTATCGGTTACCTTGGGAGATACGAAGGATATTTTCAATTCAATATTAAATATAAAATCATTAATTTCAGAAAAAAATAAAGTATATTTAATAAATATAGCAGAAAAATTTAAGGATAAAATATCTGAAGAATATAAATTTGTATTTAATTATATTTTAGGGAATTTGTATTCAGAAATAAAGGAAATTAGTAAGGCAGAAAAATATTACTTGAGAGCATTGCAAGATTGTGAAAAAGACAAATCTTTAGATATGCAATTTAATTTATCAATAATTCAGAATAATTTAGGAGCAATATATGCTGATTCAAAAAAATATGATAAAGCAAAAAAATATTTTGCATCCTCTTTGGAAATAAGAAATAAATTAGTAGAAAAAAATGAAAAATACAATATTTATTTATTTAATTCCTTAAATAATTTAGGAATGTTAGAAATTAAATTGGGTAATTTGGATTCTGCAGAAAGATATTTAAATGAGGCTTATGAAATTTTAAATAAATTTGAAATTTCAACTGAAGATAAAGCTCTTCTCTTTATTAATTTAGGAGATTTATATAGTGAAAAAGCTATTGCGGAAAAAGCAAAAGAATATTATGAAAAATCTTTAAAAGAATATTTGAAATTATATAATAATGATCAATATAATTATCGTGAAAAAGTGAATGAAATAATGAGCATGTTACATAAATATGATCCAAATATTTATGAAAAATATAGACTATAA
- a CDS encoding TIM-barrel domain-containing protein, producing the protein MKKTKLSFITTLYRFGIPFETDATVFNKKDLAFEDCEKIVYFTLNKKENKTILSLKLNTKDRVYGLGETLGPLNKRGKVYRLYATDDPVHTPEKDSLYGSHPFIIISNKFGFFIDYPGEIIFDICYTKFDEMKIEINSNNFDLYIFDTKNDIEIIQEYLKLTGKPYIPPKWAFGYQQCRWSYPDAKTIQEIAYTFRGKNIPCDAIYMDIDYMENYKVFTVDSNKFPNFPEFVSNMKKLGFNLVPIIDPGVKIEDGYDVYEEGVKNGYFCKDKNNEYFVATVWPGYTHFPDFLNPEVREWWGEKYKLFTDLGITGFWNDMNEPSIFFVPKTLKEYLKKVDELKEKEVGLEFFMIKDEAINLSNRREYYKSFYHNTPQGIYSNDELHNLYGYYMTKATVEGFEKIIPNKRYLLLSRSSYAGHHRIATIWMGDNMSWWEHMLVNIRMLQSLNLSGFFYTGADIGGFGANSSPELVVRWMQLGVFSPLYRNHSALGTRHQEPWAFDEYIEDILRNTIKLRYALIPYLYSEFFRSIDNLTPFISPLFLYFDDEISKDIEDQFMVGASIMATPIIQPNANGRFVHLPENKWLYWKASKHNSRNIKVYNPGEYYIEANIDEVPIFIRENSLIALNEEEINYVNEKQITDLTVIGFVTDSAEFIYFEDDGETYDFNNGRFAKIKIQVNKIDNGYNYEIEKDESEDFESSVKRIKFEIYDENGQKYTEIVEL; encoded by the coding sequence ATGAAAAAAACAAAACTATCTTTTATTACAACACTATATAGGTTTGGTATTCCTTTTGAAACGGATGCAACCGTTTTCAATAAGAAGGATCTTGCTTTTGAAGATTGTGAAAAAATTGTTTATTTCACATTAAACAAAAAAGAGAATAAAACTATTTTATCTCTTAAACTCAACACTAAAGATAGAGTATATGGTTTAGGCGAAACCTTAGGTCCCTTAAATAAAAGAGGTAAAGTATATAGATTATATGCAACAGATGATCCTGTGCATACACCTGAAAAAGATTCATTATATGGTTCTCACCCTTTTATTATTATAAGTAATAAATTTGGATTTTTTATAGATTATCCAGGAGAAATAATATTTGATATTTGTTATACAAAATTTGATGAAATGAAAATAGAAATTAATTCAAATAATTTTGACTTATATATTTTTGATACAAAAAATGATATTGAAATAATACAGGAATATTTAAAATTAACAGGTAAACCTTATATACCTCCAAAATGGGCTTTTGGATACCAACAATGCAGATGGAGTTATCCAGACGCTAAAACAATACAAGAAATTGCCTATACTTTTAGGGGAAAAAATATCCCCTGCGATGCTATTTATATGGATATAGATTATATGGAAAATTACAAAGTATTTACAGTAGATAGTAATAAATTCCCGAATTTCCCTGAATTTGTTTCTAATATGAAAAAGCTAGGATTCAATTTAGTTCCTATAATAGATCCTGGAGTAAAAATAGAAGATGGTTATGATGTGTATGAAGAAGGCGTTAAAAATGGATATTTTTGCAAAGACAAAAATAATGAATATTTTGTTGCTACCGTTTGGCCAGGATACACACATTTTCCAGACTTTTTAAATCCAGAAGTTAGAGAATGGTGGGGAGAAAAATATAAATTATTTACCGATTTAGGAATTACCGGATTTTGGAATGATATGAATGAACCTTCTATTTTCTTTGTTCCAAAAACTTTGAAAGAATATTTAAAAAAAGTAGACGAACTAAAAGAAAAAGAAGTAGGTTTAGAATTTTTCATGATAAAAGATGAAGCTATAAATTTATCAAATAGAAGAGAATATTACAAAAGTTTTTACCATAATACACCACAAGGTATATATTCAAATGATGAATTACATAACTTATATGGATATTATATGACAAAAGCTACTGTAGAAGGATTTGAAAAAATTATACCAAATAAAAGATATTTACTATTATCTAGAAGTAGTTACGCTGGACATCATAGAATAGCAACAATATGGATGGGAGATAATATGTCCTGGTGGGAACATATGTTAGTTAATATAAGAATGTTACAATCATTAAATTTATCTGGCTTTTTCTATACTGGGGCAGATATTGGTGGTTTTGGTGCAAATTCTTCTCCAGAGCTAGTTGTTAGATGGATGCAATTAGGGGTATTTTCTCCATTATACAGAAATCATTCAGCTTTAGGAACTAGACATCAGGAGCCCTGGGCATTTGATGAATATATAGAAGATATATTAAGAAATACAATAAAATTAAGATATGCATTAATTCCATATTTATATTCTGAATTTTTTAGATCTATTGATAATCTAACACCTTTTATTTCTCCTTTATTTTTATACTTTGATGATGAAATATCAAAAGATATTGAAGATCAATTTATGGTAGGAGCATCTATAATGGCAACACCTATTATTCAACCAAATGCAAATGGTAGATTTGTTCATTTACCTGAAAATAAATGGTTGTATTGGAAAGCTTCAAAACATAATAGTAGAAATATTAAAGTATATAATCCTGGAGAATATTATATAGAAGCAAATATAGATGAAGTTCCAATATTTATCCGTGAAAATTCTTTAATTGCACTAAACGAAGAAGAAATAAATTATGTAAATGAAAAGCAAATAACTGATTTAACTGTAATTGGTTTTGTAACAGATAGTGCTGAATTTATATATTTTGAGGATGATGGTGAAACATATGATTTTAATAATGGAAGGTTTGCAAAAATAAAAATTCAAGTCAATAAAATCGATAATGGATATAATTATGAAATTGAAAAAGATGAATCTGAAGATTTTGAAAGCAGTGTGAAAAGGATCAAATTCGAAATATATGATGAAAATGGACAAAAATATACAGAAATTGTAGAATTGTAA
- a CDS encoding 5'-nucleotidase C-terminal domain-containing protein, whose amino-acid sequence MRRLLVLLSILIIGLFVFAEQMNLVILHTSDLHGNIFPVNYATNSPYYVGLGRVATFYKMEKEKNPNVFLIDTGDLIQGTPLEYYHARIENDPIDPMVKVMNHLGYVASVIGNHEFNYGKNILNKAVSEANFPFLSANIVDRDTGKPIFKPYLVFDYNGIKIGILGLTTKFIPNWEDPKNIRNLDFYDPVDVARKYVKILKEEEMVDVLIVGYHGGFEKDLNTGEPTEELTGENEGYELLMEIPGIDVLLTGHQHRSISGVYNNVAVSMPSSWGKKVGRIELTLDNSEGKWKIVSKKSELLDSKTVESDKEVLSLVQDYEDKVQKWLDQPVGMAKGDFYVDDPLKVRLGDHPLIQFVNTVQQKYSGVKISSTALFNNYIKGWKSGHITLRDINGVYIYPNTLKVLKVTGKDIKDAIEKSADYFVYENGKVDVNKSWVDPKPRHYNYDMWEGITYIIDVSKPVGERVVFLEFEGRPIEMDKEYEIVLNNYRAGGGGGYSMFAGKPVVKEVMMEVSELMADYIMEHKIIEAKVDNNWFVATSEMYEVKEGDTLFKIGRMFNVYPYALAQWNNIKDPNKIYTGQKLVIYKPVK is encoded by the coding sequence ATGAGAAGATTATTAGTTTTATTGAGTATTTTGATTATTGGATTATTTGTTTTTGCTGAACAAATGAATTTGGTTATTCTTCACACAAGCGACTTGCATGGTAACATTTTTCCTGTAAATTATGCTACAAATTCTCCATATTACGTTGGATTAGGGCGTGTAGCTACATTTTATAAAATGGAAAAAGAAAAAAATCCAAATGTATTTTTAATTGACACGGGGGATTTAATCCAAGGAACACCTTTAGAATATTATCATGCAAGAATAGAAAATGATCCAATTGATCCAATGGTAAAAGTAATGAATCATTTAGGTTATGTAGCTTCTGTTATAGGAAATCATGAATTTAATTATGGTAAAAATATTTTAAACAAAGCGGTATCAGAGGCTAATTTCCCATTTTTAAGCGCAAATATAGTTGATAGAGACACTGGTAAACCTATATTTAAACCATATTTGGTATTTGATTATAATGGAATAAAGATAGGGATTTTAGGTCTTACAACAAAATTTATACCTAATTGGGAGGATCCTAAAAATATAAGAAACTTAGATTTTTATGATCCAGTTGATGTTGCTAGAAAGTATGTAAAAATATTAAAAGAAGAAGAAATGGTTGATGTTTTAATCGTTGGATATCATGGTGGATTTGAAAAGGATTTAAATACTGGAGAACCCACAGAAGAATTAACTGGTGAAAATGAAGGTTATGAATTATTAATGGAAATACCTGGAATAGATGTGTTGTTAACTGGACATCAACACAGATCTATTTCTGGTGTATATAATAATGTTGCAGTTTCTATGCCAAGTAGTTGGGGTAAAAAAGTTGGTAGAATAGAACTTACTTTAGATAATTCTGAAGGAAAATGGAAAATAGTTTCTAAAAAATCAGAATTGTTAGACTCAAAAACCGTAGAATCAGATAAAGAAGTATTGTCTCTTGTACAAGATTATGAAGATAAGGTACAAAAATGGCTTGATCAACCAGTTGGTATGGCTAAAGGCGATTTTTACGTAGACGATCCTTTAAAAGTAAGATTGGGAGATCATCCTTTAATTCAGTTTGTAAATACAGTTCAGCAAAAATATTCTGGAGTAAAAATATCTTCAACTGCATTATTTAATAATTATATTAAAGGATGGAAATCTGGACATATAACCTTAAGGGATATTAATGGTGTATATATTTATCCAAATACTCTGAAGGTTCTAAAAGTAACTGGAAAAGATATAAAAGATGCTATAGAAAAAAGTGCTGATTATTTTGTATATGAAAATGGAAAAGTTGATGTAAATAAATCATGGGTAGATCCAAAACCAAGGCATTATAATTATGATATGTGGGAAGGAATTACATATATTATTGATGTTTCAAAACCTGTTGGTGAAAGAGTGGTATTTTTAGAATTTGAAGGAAGACCTATTGAAATGGATAAGGAATATGAGATAGTATTAAATAATTATAGAGCTGGCGGCGGCGGTGGATATTCTATGTTTGCTGGAAAACCTGTTGTAAAAGAAGTTATGATGGAAGTTTCCGAATTAATGGCAGATTATATAATGGAACATAAAATAATAGAAGCTAAAGTAGATAATAACTGGTTTGTAGCAACAAGCGAAATGTATGAAGTTAAAGAAGGAGATACATTATTTAAAATAGGCAGAATGTTCAATGTATATCCATATGCATTAGCTCAATGGAATAACATAAAAGATCCAAATAAAATATATACCGGTCAAAAACTAGTTATTTATAAACCTGTTAAATAA
- a CDS encoding sigma-54 dependent transcriptional regulator — protein sequence MFKVLVIEDDIVLNKTICDFLNKFNYITVCAHRGFEGLDMAINERPDLVLLDLRLPDVNGMDLIEKIKKYIDEIIIITAHGDISDAVKATKLGVYNFLEKPLDLKNLINEINRAAETIKLKREIKKLKEKLNEFPELIGKSVVIEDIKNKINLIANKNIPVLITGESGTGKDVVAQYIHRASGREKFISVNCGAIPQDLFESELFGYEKGAFTGAEKEKPGKFELANGGTLFLDEIGELPKNMQVKLLRVLETKEVERIGSTKPTKVDVRIIAATNRDLNKMIEEGNFREDLYFRLSVFQINIQPLKEHKEDIPLLVNYFIHKANEEFNTKIKGINPDVLDIFMKYNWPGNIRELKNIVYSMIAISNGDILDISLLPENLKESENIEYIKIPMGLTLDEVEKRYIYKTLEYNNFNKTQSAKILGITKMTLFSKLKKWGDYNE from the coding sequence ATGTTTAAAGTTTTAGTAATCGAGGATGATATAGTTTTAAATAAAACAATATGTGATTTTTTAAATAAATTTAATTACATAACAGTTTGTGCTCATAGAGGATTTGAGGGCCTTGATATGGCGATAAATGAAAGGCCAGATTTAGTGTTGTTAGATCTCAGACTTCCAGATGTTAATGGTATGGATTTAATAGAAAAAATAAAAAAATATATTGATGAAATAATTATAATAACTGCACATGGAGATATATCAGATGCGGTTAAAGCTACCAAGTTAGGTGTATATAATTTTTTAGAAAAACCGTTAGATTTGAAAAATTTAATAAATGAAATAAACAGAGCAGCAGAAACTATAAAACTAAAAAGAGAAATAAAAAAATTAAAGGAAAAATTAAATGAATTTCCAGAATTAATTGGTAAATCAGTAGTTATAGAAGATATAAAAAATAAAATTAATTTAATAGCGAATAAAAATATTCCAGTATTGATTACAGGAGAAAGTGGTACTGGTAAAGATGTAGTAGCTCAATATATTCATAGAGCTAGTGGTAGAGAAAAGTTTATATCTGTAAACTGTGGAGCTATACCACAGGATTTATTTGAAAGTGAATTATTTGGATATGAAAAAGGGGCTTTTACTGGAGCTGAAAAGGAAAAACCTGGTAAATTTGAGTTGGCAAATGGAGGTACATTATTTTTAGATGAAATTGGAGAATTACCTAAAAATATGCAAGTTAAATTATTAAGAGTGTTAGAAACCAAAGAAGTTGAAAGGATTGGTTCAACAAAGCCAACAAAAGTAGATGTAAGAATTATTGCTGCTACAAATAGAGATTTAAATAAAATGATTGAAGAGGGAAATTTCAGAGAGGATTTATATTTTAGATTATCGGTATTTCAAATAAATATTCAACCTTTAAAGGAACATAAAGAAGATATTCCATTGTTAGTAAATTATTTTATACATAAAGCAAATGAAGAATTTAATACCAAAATTAAGGGAATAAATCCAGATGTTTTAGATATATTTATGAAATATAATTGGCCAGGGAACATAAGGGAATTAAAAAATATAGTATATTCAATGATCGCTATATCTAATGGTGATATTTTAGATATAAGCTTATTACCAGAAAATTTAAAGGAATCTGAAAATATTGAATATATAAAAATACCAATGGGCCTTACATTGGATGAAGTAGAAAAAAGATATATATATAAGACTTTAGAATATAATAATTTTAATAAAACTCAGTCGGCTAAAATTTTAGGTATAACAAAAATGACATTATTTTCAAAATTAAAAAAGTGGGGGGATTATAATGAGTGA
- a CDS encoding methyl-accepting chemotaxis protein — MKIQSKILSLFLFIIIIVLFSFYTISITNSQNSLKNSFTEKLILARDIKSKFIKNVLSNSIANLNYVKDFEKIKDAFFSSSNLLDDFKLSMDLDDILNTLKDIYIKNNPYDDKSKLFDYYYDENFNKENFDNNILSMFYDYSVLHSDLQIDFKNFVDIQDYEDMLLISPDGIVIYSVKKYDDFATDLNKSNTILSDLYLLLKEKNDNEVHFSNLGIYYGYPALFAGIKVEDEDFGLYGYLVFRLSIEKINDILQDKSGMGKTGITYLVGKDKIIRNNISERDSILKQKVETDYVEKALNGESGWEISTNFDNEKVLVAYSPLKFKEINWAIISEVSTKEAFQAANNIKNILIITSSIILIISLIISLIFAKRISKPLIELSKKVDIYGTGDFTVDFEVKGKDETAMIANSLKNMSNKLNSTIKWLLDAGKKIEETSNILIDISERTEQANNDVIEKAKIIEENAENSAATTEELTSGVNEVSIAAQNVSSNAVEISQEANETTIITEEGEKSIEEIANIIGIAVEKAQKTELTVENLTEKANNIGEIVETITNITEQTNLLALNAAIEAARAGEAGKGFAVVADEIRKLAEESKKATEEIAKILVEIKNGAKDASKATEETADVIKNVDNRAKEIKEKFQNILERVESINQRIEGLTASAEEQSTSTEEMAAASDKTAQMILEISNEISEITKEIEDESNAIKKVNNKADELKKLVDMLNDKLNEFKI, encoded by the coding sequence ATGAAAATTCAAAGTAAAATATTAAGTCTTTTTTTATTTATCATCATCATAGTTTTATTTTCTTTTTACACAATTAGTATTACTAATTCTCAAAATTCATTGAAAAATAGCTTTACAGAGAAATTAATATTAGCTAGAGATATAAAATCAAAATTTATAAAAAATGTATTATCTAACTCAATAGCAAATTTAAATTATGTAAAAGATTTTGAAAAAATAAAAGATGCATTTTTTTCTTCATCAAATTTATTAGATGATTTTAAATTAAGTATGGATTTAGATGATATTCTAAATACATTAAAAGATATATACATAAAAAATAATCCATATGATGATAAATCAAAACTTTTTGATTATTACTATGATGAAAATTTTAATAAAGAGAATTTTGATAATAATATTTTAAGTATGTTCTATGATTATAGTGTGTTACATTCCGATTTACAAATAGATTTTAAAAATTTTGTAGATATACAAGATTATGAAGATATGCTTTTAATTTCGCCCGATGGTATAGTGATATACTCTGTGAAGAAATATGATGATTTTGCAACTGACTTAAATAAATCAAATACTATATTATCCGACTTATATTTATTATTAAAAGAAAAGAATGATAACGAAGTTCATTTTTCAAATTTAGGTATTTATTACGGTTATCCTGCATTATTTGCAGGTATAAAAGTTGAAGATGAGGATTTCGGTTTATACGGTTATCTTGTTTTTAGACTATCTATTGAAAAAATAAATGACATATTACAAGATAAAAGCGGCATGGGAAAAACGGGTATAACTTATTTAGTTGGAAAAGATAAGATAATAAGAAACAATATTTCAGAAAGAGATAGTATTTTAAAACAAAAAGTAGAAACAGATTACGTAGAAAAAGCATTAAATGGAGAAAGTGGATGGGAAATATCTACAAATTTTGATAATGAGAAAGTTTTAGTTGCATATTCTCCTTTAAAATTTAAAGAAATAAATTGGGCAATTATTTCAGAAGTATCCACAAAAGAAGCTTTCCAAGCTGCTAATAACATTAAAAATATATTAATAATAACTTCTTCTATTATATTAATAATATCATTAATAATATCATTAATATTTGCAAAAAGAATTTCAAAACCATTAATAGAATTAAGTAAAAAGGTTGATATATATGGTACAGGTGATTTTACTGTAGATTTTGAAGTAAAAGGGAAAGATGAAACAGCCATGATAGCTAATTCATTAAAAAATATGTCAAATAAATTAAATTCTACAATAAAATGGTTATTAGATGCTGGAAAAAAGATAGAGGAGACTTCAAATATATTAATAGATATATCTGAAAGAACAGAACAAGCTAATAATGATGTTATTGAAAAAGCTAAAATAATTGAAGAAAACGCTGAAAACTCTGCTGCAACAACAGAAGAATTAACCTCCGGAGTAAACGAAGTATCAATTGCTGCACAAAATGTATCAAGTAATGCAGTAGAAATTTCACAAGAAGCAAATGAAACAACTATTATAACAGAAGAGGGAGAAAAATCAATAGAAGAAATAGCTAATATCATCGGAATAGCCGTAGAAAAAGCACAAAAAACAGAATTAACAGTTGAAAATCTAACAGAAAAGGCTAATAATATTGGTGAAATAGTTGAAACAATTACAAATATAACAGAACAGACAAATTTATTAGCATTAAATGCTGCTATAGAAGCTGCTAGAGCTGGCGAAGCAGGAAAAGGATTTGCCGTAGTAGCGGATGAAATTAGAAAATTAGCAGAAGAAAGTAAAAAAGCTACAGAAGAAATAGCAAAAATATTAGTTGAAATAAAAAATGGCGCTAAAGATGCTAGCAAAGCCACAGAAGAAACTGCTGATGTAATAAAAAATGTTGATAATAGGGCAAAAGAAATAAAAGAAAAGTTCCAGAATATTTTGGAAAGAGTCGAAAGTATAAATCAGAGAATAGAAGGTTTAACTGCGAGTGCAGAAGAACAAAGTACTTCGACGGAGGAAATGGCTGCTGCAAGTGATAAAACTGCGCAAATGATATTAGAAATTTCAAATGAAATATCAGAAATAACAAAAGAAATAGAAGATGAAAGCAATGCAATAAAGAAAGTAAATAATAAGGCCGATGAACTGAAAAAACTTGTTGATATGCTAAATGATAAACTTAACGAATTTAAAATATAA
- a CDS encoding RMD1 family protein: MERNISEYKIKAVDAGKNIDIQMIAAKLQLPVVTKWEMPLILSYNQKNVHIYQFGAFVFFDFLDKEIKEFISYIEKLVDDEFKAKFEDELNIVIDNNLKKSFYIDFNTETLHIKEDYISKESLSLISLTIAQSVALERYEELSDELEEDIEKTIEKYNKYKHFLSIMKNIAVGKALNLIKTRHEIISDIMVLDKPSITWEWNIYDELYEILARFFEINRRYKILSHKLDNALESYTVLNEINEGSRANFLELLIVILIVFEIIMAFFHI, translated from the coding sequence ATGGAAAGAAACATTTCAGAATATAAAATTAAAGCTGTTGATGCCGGAAAAAATATTGATATTCAAATGATTGCCGCAAAATTACAGTTACCAGTCGTGACAAAATGGGAAATGCCACTTATTTTAAGTTATAATCAAAAAAATGTTCATATTTATCAATTTGGAGCTTTTGTTTTTTTTGATTTTTTAGATAAAGAAATAAAAGAATTTATTTCATATATTGAAAAATTAGTTGATGATGAATTTAAAGCAAAATTTGAAGATGAACTAAATATTGTTATTGATAATAATCTTAAAAAGTCATTTTATATTGATTTTAATACAGAAACACTTCATATTAAGGAGGATTACATTTCTAAAGAATCATTATCTTTAATATCTTTAACCATTGCTCAAAGCGTAGCTTTAGAAAGATATGAAGAGCTTTCAGATGAATTAGAGGAAGATATTGAAAAAACAATTGAAAAATATAATAAATATAAACACTTCCTCTCCATTATGAAAAATATTGCTGTTGGAAAGGCTTTAAATCTAATTAAAACAAGACATGAAATAATATCTGATATTATGGTTTTAGATAAACCATCTATAACTTGGGAATGGAATATATATGATGAGTTATATGAAATATTGGCTAGATTTTTTGAAATAAATAGAAGGTATAAGATATTATCACATAAATTAGATAATGCTTTAGAAAGCTATACAGTTTTAAATGAAATAAACGAAGGCTCAAGAGCAAATTTTTTAGAATTATTAATAGTAATTCTTATAGTTTTTGAAATTATAATGGCCTTTTTTCATATATAA